In Candidatus Nomurabacteria bacterium, the following proteins share a genomic window:
- a CDS encoding GIY-YIG nuclease family protein, whose amino-acid sequence MKIKNDKTWYVYMLRCSDDTLYTGITTNLGRRINEHNEGKSGAKYTRARRPVELVYSESLHGRQLASKREVELKNFTKSEKEKILTDYRYSAIV is encoded by the coding sequence ATGAAAATAAAAAATGATAAAACTTGGTACGTCTACATGCTGAGATGTTCTGATGATACTCTATACACTGGAATAACCACCAATCTTGGCCGTCGGATAAACGAGCATAATGAAGGAAAAAGCGGTGCTAAGTACACTCGCGCTCGCCGCCCGGTTGAGTTGGTTTACAGCGAATCTCTACATGGTCGCCAACTAGCGAGTAAAAGAGAAGTTGAGTTGAAAAACTTTACTAAATCTGAAAAAGAGAAAATCTTGACAGATTATAGATATTCTGCAATAGTTTGA
- a CDS encoding TlpA family protein disulfide reductase: MELVVAEWLNTDGKEIKLSELKGKVVLIEVFQMLCPGCVTHSLPQAKRLHSIFRDREKVVVLGLHSVFEHHEAMRKESLHAFLSEFRYDFPVAIDQHKDNDRLPETMKKFDLNGTPSLIIIDKKGELREIVFGAIDDLVLGIKIGKLLAE; the protein is encoded by the coding sequence GGAAATAAAATTGTCTGAACTTAAAGGCAAGGTTGTATTAATTGAGGTGTTTCAAATGCTGTGTCCAGGGTGTGTTACTCATAGTTTGCCACAAGCAAAGCGTTTGCATTCAATCTTTAGAGATAGGGAAAAAGTGGTGGTGCTTGGTCTGCATTCGGTTTTTGAGCACCATGAAGCGATGCGGAAAGAATCATTACACGCTTTTCTTTCAGAATTTCGGTATGATTTTCCAGTAGCTATTGATCAACACAAAGACAATGATCGTTTACCAGAGACTATGAAAAAGTTTGATTTAAATGGTACTCCTTCCTTAATCATTATTGATAAAAAAGGAGAATTGCGTGAGATTGTTTTTGGTGCAATTGATGATTTAGTGTTAGGCATTAAAATTGGAAAACTCTTAGCTGAGTAA
- a CDS encoding cupin domain-containing protein, which produces MKKYYTANIEEETLQNSDYRRVLYTARYMQLVLMNVRPGEEIGNEIHGLDQFIRVEAGKGKVILNDKDEYELPADHALIIPAGTWHNIINEGEEELKLYTIYSTPEHKDGTVQPTKADEKEEHFDGVTTMDRG; this is translated from the coding sequence ATGAAAAAATACTACACAGCTAATATCGAAGAAGAAACACTCCAGAATTCGGATTACCGCCGAGTTTTGTACACGGCTCGCTATATGCAACTGGTTTTGATGAATGTGAGGCCAGGTGAGGAAATTGGTAATGAAATCCATGGTCTAGACCAGTTTATTAGAGTGGAGGCTGGCAAGGGTAAGGTGATCTTAAATGATAAAGATGAATATGAGCTACCGGCTGACCATGCGCTTATTATTCCGGCTGGTACTTGGCATAATATAATTAACGAAGGAGAGGAAGAGTTAAAACTTTATACTATTTACTCTACTCCGGAACATAAAGATGGTACAGTACAACCAACCAAGGCGGATGAGAAAGAGGAACATTTTGATGGAGTCACGACCATGGATCGAGGATAG